The following are encoded in a window of Flavobacterium sp. WC2421 genomic DNA:
- the clpP gene encoding ATP-dependent Clp endopeptidase proteolytic subunit ClpP, which yields MNYGKEFKKFATKHQGVNAMYYDKIVAAMNPTNMTPYIIEERQLNISQLDVFSRLMMDRIIFLGTGIDDQIANIVQAQLLFLESADASKDIQIYLNSPGGSVYAGLGIYDTMQYIKPDVATICTGMAASMGAVLLCAGAAGKRSALPHSRVMIHQPSGGAQGVATDMEINLREMLKLKDELYKIISHHSGQTFEKVHNDSERDYWMIADEAKEYGMIDEVLRRS from the coding sequence ATGAACTACGGTAAAGAATTTAAAAAATTTGCTACAAAGCATCAAGGAGTAAATGCAATGTATTACGATAAAATCGTAGCAGCAATGAATCCTACAAATATGACTCCATACATCATCGAGGAGCGCCAGTTGAACATCTCTCAATTAGACGTTTTCTCAAGATTGATGATGGACAGAATTATTTTTCTAGGTACAGGAATTGATGACCAAATTGCAAATATCGTTCAAGCACAATTATTATTCTTAGAAAGCGCTGATGCTTCTAAAGATATCCAAATTTACTTAAACTCTCCAGGAGGAAGTGTTTATGCTGGTTTAGGAATCTATGACACGATGCAATACATCAAGCCAGATGTAGCGACTATTTGTACAGGAATGGCAGCTTCTATGGGAGCGGTTTTATTATGTGCAGGAGCAGCAGGAAAACGTTCGGCATTGCCACATTCAAGAGTAATGATTCACCAACCATCAGGAGGAGCACAAGGTGTGGCTACTGATATGGAAATCAACTTACGTGAAATGTTGAAACTGAAAGACGAATTGTATAAAATCATTTCGCACCATTCAGGACAAACATTCGAAAAAGTACACAACGATAGTGAACGTGATTATTGGATGATTGCTGATGAAGCAAAAGAATACGGAATGATTGATGAAGTTTTAAGAAGGAGTTAA
- a CDS encoding trigger factor, with amino-acid sequence MDIKRVAIDAVNETIVMTVVQMDYKGQVAKRINEKMPLATVKGFRKGAVPKDLVEKQYGKAIKEEEVKKVVDLALERFVQSERLNLLGTPLPKVNENFDWAAEELVFEYEIGLVPNFELDLEAKNDIVKYVVTADDKLIDGQVARIQKQFGTAIPQEVVAADSDVTGTFSNEEKGINNATTIAADLFKDKATFDLFIGKKVGDVVTVNTKGLFEDDHQLMDVMKVSHDDVHGLDADVNFTIEAINAAELAELNQELFDKLFGAGTVASLDELKAKIKEDAEAQFATQADQKLLGDVTEFLIENTKFDLPSEFLKKWLQTVGEKKLSPEEAEVEYARSEKGLRFQLIEGRAMAQSDIKITFEDLKTFTTKNIRQQMAQFGQTNPTDEEVQGIVARVLSNQDEVKRLSDQVVAEKLLELFKEKAQPTTKEVTYDEFIAASYGE; translated from the coding sequence ATGGATATCAAAAGAGTAGCAATAGACGCTGTAAACGAAACGATTGTAATGACAGTTGTTCAGATGGATTACAAAGGTCAAGTAGCAAAAAGAATAAACGAAAAAATGCCTTTGGCAACAGTTAAAGGATTTAGAAAAGGAGCTGTGCCTAAAGATCTTGTTGAAAAACAATACGGTAAAGCGATAAAAGAAGAAGAAGTTAAAAAAGTGGTTGACTTGGCTTTAGAGCGTTTTGTACAATCAGAAAGATTAAACCTTCTTGGGACTCCACTTCCTAAAGTAAACGAAAACTTTGATTGGGCTGCTGAAGAATTGGTTTTTGAATATGAAATTGGTTTGGTTCCTAACTTCGAATTGGATTTAGAGGCTAAAAACGATATCGTGAAATATGTAGTTACTGCTGACGATAAATTAATCGATGGTCAAGTAGCTCGTATCCAAAAACAATTTGGTACTGCAATTCCTCAAGAGGTTGTTGCAGCTGACTCGGATGTTACTGGAACATTCTCTAACGAAGAAAAAGGAATTAATAACGCAACTACTATTGCTGCTGATCTTTTTAAAGACAAAGCGACTTTTGATTTATTCATTGGTAAAAAAGTAGGTGACGTGGTTACTGTAAATACTAAAGGTTTATTTGAAGACGACCACCAATTGATGGACGTAATGAAAGTAAGTCATGATGATGTTCACGGTTTAGATGCTGATGTAAACTTCACTATTGAAGCAATCAACGCAGCGGAACTAGCTGAATTGAATCAAGAATTGTTTGACAAATTGTTTGGTGCTGGAACTGTAGCTTCATTAGATGAGTTGAAAGCAAAAATCAAAGAAGATGCTGAGGCGCAATTTGCAACTCAAGCGGACCAAAAATTATTAGGAGATGTTACTGAGTTCTTAATCGAAAACACAAAATTTGATTTGCCTTCAGAATTCTTGAAAAAATGGTTGCAAACTGTTGGAGAGAAAAAATTATCTCCTGAGGAAGCTGAAGTTGAATATGCACGTTCTGAAAAAGGATTGCGTTTTCAATTGATCGAAGGTAGAGCAATGGCTCAATCAGACATCAAAATCACTTTTGAAGATTTGAAAACATTTACTACAAAAAACATCCGTCAGCAAATGGCACAATTCGGACAAACAAATCCTACGGACGAAGAAGTTCAAGGAATTGTTGCAAGAGTTTTGTCTAACCAAGACGAAGTAAAAAGACTTTCTGACCAAGTGGTTGCTGAAAAATTGTTGGAATTGTTCAAAGAAAAAGCACAACCAACTACTAAAGAAGTTACTTACGACGAATTTATCGCTGCGTCTTACGGAGAATAA
- a CDS encoding toll/interleukin-1 receptor domain-containing protein yields the protein MSKIFLSHTSIDKPFVRKLSADLRRYGHTVWIDEAEINIGDSLIGKIREGLDSVDYVAVVLSNASINSQWVQKEIEIASNREIDEKKIIVLPLLIENVELPGFLKGKFYGDFSSDAEYSEKLNLLLRSLGDSKTVIEEKPAELLKLITELEEARAIAEKHKKEFEKIQNYTLSSKSEKLQNKIVEENSTNPEYAPINNAYAFELGEVAITIGYLLWVIEKIKRQGSHAVEWLLEIDDKWDMAIRMLEAYSDMVNSAEI from the coding sequence ATGAGTAAAATATTTTTAAGTCACACAAGCATTGATAAACCATTTGTTAGAAAATTATCAGCAGATTTGAGACGATATGGCCATACAGTTTGGATTGACGAAGCAGAAATTAATATTGGAGATTCACTAATTGGGAAAATTCGTGAAGGATTAGATTCTGTTGATTATGTTGCTGTTGTTTTATCAAATGCATCTATTAATAGTCAATGGGTTCAAAAGGAAATAGAAATCGCTTCTAATCGAGAAATTGACGAAAAGAAAATAATTGTTTTGCCATTATTAATTGAAAACGTAGAACTTCCTGGATTTTTGAAAGGTAAATTTTATGGTGATTTTTCTAGCGATGCTGAATATTCAGAAAAGCTAAATTTGTTATTAAGAAGTTTGGGAGACAGTAAAACAGTTATAGAAGAAAAGCCAGCCGAATTATTAAAACTAATAACTGAACTCGAAGAAGCTAGAGCAATTGCTGAAAAGCATAAAAAAGAATTTGAAAAAATTCAAAATTATACTTTATCCTCAAAAAGTGAAAAACTTCAAAATAAAATAGTAGAAGAAAATAGCACTAATCCAGAATATGCTCCAATAAACAATGCCTATGCATTTGAATTAGGAGAAGTTGCAATAACAATTGGTTATTTACTTTGGGTAATTGAGAAAATTAAAAGACAAGGTTCTCATGCAGTCGAGTGGCTACTTGAAATTGATGATAAATGGGATATGGCTATTAGAATGCTTGAAGCTTATTCTGACATGGTGAATAGTGCCGAAATATGA
- a CDS encoding cupin domain-containing protein: MKKSILALFILASSSGFSQNSEYKVSSYLSEGTKAPNTHYIGEAWLNAIIHDDTELGYNITKATFKANSTLDWHKHGSAQVLIIVDGEAYYQERGKEPMSLKKGDVIKCEKDIEHWHSSTKVSDVTYLALYAGGQPTTWTEVLTQEYYDEVAEKLKN, encoded by the coding sequence ATGAAAAAATCAATTTTAGCCCTATTTATTTTAGCCTCATCATCGGGATTTTCCCAAAATTCCGAATATAAAGTTTCCTCATATCTTTCAGAGGGCACAAAAGCACCAAATACTCATTACATAGGAGAAGCTTGGTTGAATGCAATTATTCACGATGATACTGAATTGGGTTATAATATCACAAAAGCAACATTTAAAGCCAACTCAACCTTGGATTGGCATAAACATGGTTCTGCACAAGTCTTAATAATTGTAGATGGAGAAGCATATTATCAAGAAAGAGGAAAAGAACCCATGAGTCTGAAAAAAGGTGATGTGATTAAATGTGAAAAAGATATAGAACACTGGCATTCCTCAACCAAGGTTAGTGATGTGACTTATTTAGCTTTATATGCTGGTGGACAACCGACAACTTGGACTGAGGTACTAACACAAGAATATTACGATGAGGTAGCCGAAAAACTAAAAAACTAA
- the lgt gene encoding prolipoprotein diacylglyceryl transferase, with amino-acid sequence MIALYINWDFDSEIINIYGFPLKYYGLLFACGLLLSMYILKGIFRRENLKDSAHEALFIYGIVGIFVGARLGHCLFYDFEYYSKNLLEIILPIKKTLNGEYKFIGFAGLASHGGTVGLIISLYLYSKKYEMKYLKTLDLIAIVAPLGATFIRLANLMNSEMIGNPTSMPWAFIFKRVDNIPRHPAQLYEAISYFLIFITVFTIYKTNNIKLGNGFLFGLTITLIFIMRILIEFIKINQVDFEKGMSLNMGQILSIPFVLLGLYFVALNILKNEPK; translated from the coding sequence ATGATTGCATTGTACATAAATTGGGATTTTGACTCCGAAATAATAAACATTTATGGTTTTCCATTAAAATATTACGGACTTTTATTTGCTTGTGGATTACTTTTATCTATGTACATTCTGAAAGGAATTTTCAGAAGAGAAAACTTAAAAGATAGTGCACACGAAGCATTGTTTATTTACGGAATAGTTGGAATTTTTGTTGGAGCAAGATTAGGACATTGTTTATTTTATGATTTTGAGTATTATTCTAAAAATCTATTAGAAATTATTTTACCAATTAAGAAAACTCTAAATGGAGAATACAAATTTATCGGCTTTGCAGGTTTAGCTAGTCACGGAGGAACAGTTGGGTTAATTATTTCACTTTATTTATATTCAAAAAAATATGAAATGAAATATCTTAAAACACTTGACTTAATAGCAATCGTCGCTCCACTTGGAGCAACATTTATAAGACTTGCAAATTTAATGAACTCTGAAATGATTGGCAATCCGACTTCAATGCCTTGGGCATTTATTTTTAAACGTGTTGATAATATACCAAGACATCCAGCACAACTTTATGAAGCGATTTCGTATTTCTTAATTTTCATTACAGTCTTCACTATTTATAAAACTAATAACATAAAGTTAGGAAATGGATTTTTGTTTGGTTTAACAATAACTTTAATATTCATAATGAGGATTTTAATAGAATTTATTAAAATAAATCAAGTAGATTTTGAAAAAGGAATGAGTTTAAATATGGGACAAATATTGAGTATTCCCTTTGTTTTATTGGGATTATACTTTGTGGCTTTAAATATACTTAAAAACGAACCTAAGTAA
- a CDS encoding Crp/Fnr family transcriptional regulator → MAPIFKTHLEKFIEIDETEFSSIMAFFEIQKFKKKENLLVEGAICKSHYFVLTGCLRKFFINNKGIEQTTEFAIENWWMTDNIAYEHRLASEFYIQAVERTEILTISRDAQEKLLLEFPKMERYFRFIYQRAYAASQMRIKYLYDFTKEEFYYQLCKKQPEFVQRIPQYLIASFLGFTPEYLSEIRNKNRS, encoded by the coding sequence ATGGCACCTATTTTTAAAACCCATTTAGAGAAATTCATCGAAATTGACGAAACTGAATTTTCATCAATTATGGCTTTTTTTGAAATTCAAAAATTCAAAAAAAAAGAAAACCTACTTGTAGAAGGAGCTATTTGCAAATCGCATTATTTTGTACTTACGGGCTGTTTGAGAAAATTTTTCATCAACAACAAAGGCATTGAACAAACCACTGAATTTGCTATAGAAAACTGGTGGATGACGGATAACATTGCTTACGAACATAGATTGGCCTCTGAATTCTACATTCAAGCTGTAGAACGTACTGAAATTCTAACCATCAGTAGGGACGCTCAGGAAAAACTACTATTGGAATTCCCAAAAATGGAACGTTATTTTAGGTTCATCTACCAACGGGCTTATGCTGCTTCACAAATGCGAATCAAATATTTATACGATTTTACAAAAGAAGAATTCTATTACCAGCTTTGCAAAAAACAACCTGAATTTGTACAACGAATTCCACAATATTTAATCGCTTCATTTTTAGGTTTCACTCCAGAATATTTAAGTGAAATACGAAATAAAAACCGTTCTTAA
- a CDS encoding carboxymuconolactone decarboxylase family protein: MEKRININDIEPQAFKAMFALENYLGNTELSKINKELIKIRTSQINGCAFCIDMHTKDALKYGETTQRIFLLNAWRETDLFTAEEKVILAMTEEITLIHNHGLSNETYEKATALFDKNQIAQIIMAIATINTWNRIAVSTQLEPGK, encoded by the coding sequence ATGGAAAAAAGAATCAACATCAACGACATCGAACCACAAGCGTTCAAAGCTATGTTTGCCTTAGAAAACTATTTAGGGAACACAGAATTATCTAAAATAAACAAAGAGCTAATTAAAATTAGAACTTCACAAATTAATGGTTGCGCCTTTTGTATCGACATGCACACAAAAGATGCGCTAAAATACGGCGAAACTACCCAACGCATTTTTCTTTTAAATGCTTGGCGTGAAACCGATTTATTTACTGCCGAAGAAAAAGTAATTTTAGCCATGACCGAAGAAATTACCTTGATTCACAACCATGGTTTGTCAAATGAAACGTATGAAAAAGCAACTGCTTTATTCGACAAAAACCAAATTGCTCAAATCATTATGGCAATTGCAACTATTAATACTTGGAATAGAATTGCCGTAAGTACGCAATTAGAACCTGGAAAATAA
- a CDS encoding putative quinol monooxygenase: MAQEKTQMVRFAKLKIDPSQLEKYNTALQEQMNTAIKLEPGVLSYTAVAEKSDPSKITILEIYANTAAYQSHIETLHFKKYKETVKNMVQSLELIDLSLIGSAKKEGM; encoded by the coding sequence ATGGCACAAGAAAAAACTCAAATGGTTCGGTTTGCAAAATTAAAAATTGACCCTTCACAATTAGAAAAGTACAACACTGCACTACAAGAACAAATGAATACTGCCATTAAATTAGAACCAGGCGTATTAAGTTATACTGCAGTAGCAGAAAAAAGTGACCCATCAAAAATTACAATTCTTGAAATATATGCAAATACAGCAGCCTACCAATCACATATAGAAACTTTGCATTTTAAAAAATACAAGGAAACGGTAAAAAACATGGTTCAATCTCTAGAACTTATTGACCTTTCTTTAATTGGCTCCGCTAAAAAAGAGGGGATGTAA
- a CDS encoding MOSC domain-containing protein, whose amino-acid sequence MLQLSEIWIYPVKSLGGILLQESNVTHRGLEHDRRWMLVDEDGVFLSQRTTPELALFQTEIEGEFLIISHKENPTNKIKVPLNPSPVEEKKENIKTVLWEDAIDAYEVDKELSHWFSEILKYSVRLVYMPEESHRKVEPKYAISGNDINSFSDGFPFLIIGQSSLDDLNSRLKEAVPMKRFRPNFVFTGGQEYEEENWSEFTIGNFPFYGVKPCGRCVMVTVDPEKGIVAGKEPLLTLSKYKRVGNNVIFGQNLIAQQEGSVHVGSIIEVSKKGAV is encoded by the coding sequence ATGCTTCAACTTTCTGAAATCTGGATTTATCCTGTAAAATCATTAGGAGGAATTCTCCTTCAAGAATCTAATGTTACACATCGTGGACTTGAACACGATCGCCGCTGGATGTTGGTAGATGAAGATGGTGTTTTTCTATCGCAAAGAACCACTCCTGAATTAGCCCTTTTCCAAACTGAAATTGAGGGCGAGTTTTTAATTATTTCTCACAAAGAAAACCCAACCAATAAAATAAAAGTACCACTGAATCCTTCGCCTGTGGAAGAAAAGAAGGAGAATATAAAAACAGTTCTTTGGGAAGATGCAATTGATGCGTATGAAGTCGATAAAGAATTATCGCATTGGTTTTCTGAAATTTTAAAATACTCCGTTCGATTGGTGTATATGCCCGAAGAAAGTCACCGAAAAGTAGAGCCTAAATATGCCATTTCAGGGAATGATATCAATTCGTTTTCGGATGGATTTCCTTTTTTAATTATTGGGCAGTCGTCTTTAGATGATCTGAATTCCCGTTTGAAAGAAGCAGTGCCCATGAAACGATTCCGACCCAATTTTGTGTTCACTGGAGGACAAGAATACGAAGAAGAAAATTGGAGTGAATTCACCATAGGAAATTTTCCTTTTTATGGAGTGAAACCGTGCGGAAGATGTGTGATGGTTACTGTAGATCCCGAAAAAGGAATTGTAGCAGGGAAAGAGCCTTTATTGACCTTGTCTAAATATAAAAGAGTAGGGAATAATGTGATTTTTGGTCAAAATTTAATTGCACAACAGGAGGGAAGTGTCCATGTTGGCTCTATTATAGAGGTGTCTAAAAAAGGAGCTGTTTAA
- a CDS encoding multicopper oxidase domain-containing protein, which translates to MKFKLTVLVVLIAFISNAQKVVRYDLYVRDTIVNFSGKDKKAIAVNGQIPMPTLTFTEGDIAEIYVHNELEEGTSLHWHGLYLPNKEDGVPFLTQMPIAPHTTHKYTFPIVQNGTHWYHSHSGLQEQIGMYGALILKKKTSDPTFRKGIDDLPTLPVVLSEWTDYNPKNVHRLLHNASDWFAIKKGTTQSYAEAIRSGHFKTKFNNEWKRMLAMDVSDVYYDKFLINGSNEAMAKVLSKSKGGDKVRIRISNAGASSYFWLTYAGGKITVVANDGNDVAPVEVDRLIIGVSETYDVVVTIPADNTAYEFLATPEDRTKSASLYIGNGIKQLISPLPKLNYFEGMKMMNGMMNMDGTMDDMGMDMSLQKMDMNTVMYPEISGSPNMKMDDSKMNMKMDMKDLKMDHSMHNMNSSPGDIVTLNYAMLKAPNITTLPKEAPVRELHFELTGNMNRYLWSMDNKVLSESDKILIKKGENVRIVMHNNSMMRHPMHLHGHDFRVLNGQGAYAPLKNVLDIMPMETDTIEFNANADGDWFFHCHILYHMMAGMNRVFSYENSAPNPLLPNKDWAYKKLQSESNGLHLMAENDFATNGNDGKAMAQNARWSFGTEWRLGYMDEHGYETETHIGRYIGKNQWLMPFIGFDWRYRKFGMNEVEKNVFGQKNTKDNRSVVSLGVNYTLPLLVIAQAEVFHDGNVRLQLMREDIPVSKRLRMALMVNTDKEYMAGLKYIVGKNIGITTHYDSDMGVGFGVNVNY; encoded by the coding sequence ATGAAATTTAAATTAACGGTATTAGTAGTACTAATTGCATTTATTTCAAACGCTCAAAAAGTGGTGCGTTACGATTTGTACGTAAGAGATACTATTGTCAATTTTTCAGGAAAAGATAAAAAAGCGATAGCGGTCAACGGACAAATTCCGATGCCAACCCTAACTTTTACAGAGGGTGATATTGCTGAAATTTATGTGCATAATGAACTTGAAGAAGGAACTTCCTTGCATTGGCACGGTTTGTATTTACCTAATAAAGAGGACGGAGTGCCATTTCTTACTCAAATGCCGATAGCGCCTCACACTACTCATAAATATACATTTCCAATTGTACAAAATGGAACCCATTGGTATCATAGCCATAGTGGTTTACAAGAGCAAATAGGTATGTATGGGGCTTTAATTTTGAAGAAAAAAACAAGCGATCCTACTTTCAGAAAAGGAATTGATGATTTGCCTACGCTTCCTGTTGTTTTGAGCGAATGGACGGATTACAACCCTAAAAATGTACATCGATTGCTACATAATGCTTCAGACTGGTTTGCCATTAAAAAAGGAACGACTCAAAGTTATGCCGAAGCCATTCGAAGCGGACATTTTAAAACCAAATTCAATAACGAATGGAAACGGATGTTGGCCATGGATGTAAGTGATGTGTATTACGATAAATTCTTGATTAATGGATCTAATGAAGCTATGGCAAAAGTTTTAAGTAAATCTAAAGGGGGAGACAAAGTACGTATACGAATTTCAAATGCGGGTGCTTCCTCTTATTTCTGGTTGACTTATGCCGGAGGGAAAATCACGGTCGTTGCCAATGATGGGAATGATGTAGCACCCGTTGAAGTAGACCGATTAATTATTGGAGTATCGGAAACGTATGATGTTGTAGTTACCATTCCTGCGGATAATACAGCGTATGAATTTTTAGCAACACCCGAAGACAGAACCAAATCAGCTTCATTGTATATAGGCAACGGTATCAAACAATTAATATCTCCATTACCAAAATTGAATTATTTTGAAGGAATGAAGATGATGAATGGTATGATGAATATGGATGGAACTATGGACGATATGGGTATGGACATGAGTCTTCAAAAAATGGATATGAACACAGTGATGTATCCAGAGATTTCCGGAAGTCCAAACATGAAAATGGATGATTCAAAAATGAACATGAAAATGGATATGAAAGATTTAAAAATGGATCATTCAATGCATAATATGAATTCAAGCCCTGGAGATATTGTGACCCTAAATTACGCGATGTTAAAAGCTCCAAATATAACTACACTTCCAAAAGAGGCTCCTGTACGAGAATTGCATTTTGAATTAACAGGAAACATGAATAGGTATTTGTGGAGTATGGATAATAAAGTGTTATCGGAATCGGATAAAATTCTAATCAAAAAAGGAGAAAACGTTCGAATAGTAATGCATAATAATTCCATGATGCGTCATCCGATGCATTTACATGGTCATGATTTTAGAGTATTGAATGGACAAGGAGCGTATGCGCCATTGAAAAACGTACTGGATATTATGCCAATGGAAACAGATACGATTGAGTTTAATGCGAATGCGGATGGAGATTGGTTTTTTCATTGCCATATTTTGTATCATATGATGGCAGGAATGAATAGAGTTTTTAGTTATGAAAATTCGGCACCAAACCCACTTTTACCCAATAAAGATTGGGCTTATAAAAAATTACAATCTGAAAGCAACGGACTTCATCTTATGGCTGAAAATGATTTTGCTACCAATGGAAATGATGGTAAAGCGATGGCGCAAAATGCAAGATGGAGTTTTGGTACTGAATGGCGTTTGGGGTACATGGACGAACACGGTTATGAAACCGAAACACATATTGGTAGATACATCGGGAAAAATCAATGGTTAATGCCGTTCATAGGTTTTGACTGGCGTTATAGAAAGTTTGGAATGAACGAAGTAGAAAAAAATGTTTTTGGTCAAAAGAATACTAAAGACAATCGTTCGGTAGTCAGTTTAGGGGTTAATTATACCTTGCCACTTTTAGTTATTGCACAAGCTGAGGTTTTTCATGATGGTAATGTTCGTTTGCAATTAATGCGAGAAGACATTCCAGTTTCTAAAAGATTACGAATGGCGCTTATGGTAAATACCGATAAAGAATACATGGCGGGATTAAAATATATTGTAGGTAAAAATATTGGAATAACGACCCATTACGATAGTGATATGGGTGTAGGTTTTGGAGTGAATGTGAATTATTAA